A stretch of Triticum aestivum cultivar Chinese Spring chromosome 1D, IWGSC CS RefSeq v2.1, whole genome shotgun sequence DNA encodes these proteins:
- the LOC123168135 gene encoding uncharacterized protein — translation MGESRSAVVDLEKATFDLEQGAAVERDYKEEAARRTGMFLGGFLLLLDVIILVSSGLWAGFAAAILFAAVILFVVSIVRRAGPWPDEDDDDVRREVVDIKAAPAPPAEIESRSFDLLRDAPHTFILPTLLPLILYS, via the exons ATGGGCGAGTCCAGATCTGCCGTCGTCGACTTGGAGAAAGCAACCTTCGATTTGGAGCAAGGCGCCGCAGTCGAGCGCGACTATAAGGAAGAAGCAGCG CGGCGCACGGGGATGTTTCTTGGCGGCTTCTTGCTCCTGCTCGACGTTATTATTCTTGTGTCCTCCGGCCTGTGGGCAGGCTTCGCGGCGGCTATCCTGTTCGCGGCAGTAATCTTATTTGTAGTTTCGATTGTGCGCCGAGCTGGCCCTTGGCctgatgaagatgacgacgatgtcCGCCGGGAAGTAGTGGACATCAAAGCAGCTCCAGCTCCACCAGCAGAAATAGAGTCACGCTCTTTTGATCTTTTGCGTGATGCTCCTCATACTTTTATCCTTCCAACGTTGCTCCCTCTTATACTATATTCATGA